In Macrobrachium rosenbergii isolate ZJJX-2024 chromosome 49, ASM4041242v1, whole genome shotgun sequence, the following are encoded in one genomic region:
- the LOC136832328 gene encoding high mobility group protein B1-like, which translates to MRFYSSKSRDLRAPKSRDLIALKSRDLIALKSRDLTALKSRGLIAVKSRGLIAVKSRDLIALKSRDFIALKSRRKNVNEEEEEEEEEEEEEEEEEEEEEEEEREREEE; encoded by the exons ATGAGATTTTATAGCTCTAAATCACGAGATCTTAGAGCTCCAAAATCACGAGATCTTATAGCTCTAAAATCACGAGATCTTATAGCTCTAAAATCAAGAGATCTTACAGCTCTAAAATCACGAGGTCTTATAGCTGTAAAATCAAGAGGTCTTATAGCTGTAAAATCAAGGGATCTTATAGCTCTAAAATCAAGAGATTTTATAGCTCTAAAATCAAGA AGGAAGAACgtgaacgaagaagaagaagaagaagaagaagaagaagaagaagaagaagaagaagaagaagaagaagaagaagaagaacgtgaaCGGGAAGAAGAATAG
- the LOC136832329 gene encoding S-antigen protein-like, with the protein MVLKSRDLIAVKLRDFIALKSRALIAVKSRDFIALKSRDLIAVKSRDFIALKSRALIALKSRDFIALKSRALIAVKSRDFIALKSRDLIAVKSRDFIALKSRALIAVKSRDFIALKSRYLIPVK; encoded by the coding sequence ATGGTTCTAAAATCAAGAGATCTTATAGCTGTTAAATTAAGAGATTTTATAGCTCTAAAATCAAGAGCTCTTATAGCTGTAAAATCAAGAGATTTTATAGCTCTAAAATCAAGAGATCTTATAGCTGTAAAATCAAGAGATTTTATAGCTCTAAAATCAAGAGCTCTTATAGCTCTAAAATCAAGAGATTTTATAGCTCTAAAATCAAGAGCTCTTATAGCTGTAAAATCAAGAGATTTTATAGCTCTAAAATCAAGAGATCTTATAGCTGTAAAATCAAGAGATTTTATAGCTCTAAAATCAAGAGCTCTTATAGCTGTAAAATCAAGAGATTTTATAGCTCTAAAATCAAGATATCTTATACCAGTAAAATAA